One window of Paenibacillus sp. FSL K6-3182 genomic DNA carries:
- the ppaX gene encoding pyrophosphatase PpaX, giving the protein MTGNIKTMLFDLDGTIIDTNELIIRSFIESLQGVAPEGFGREHIIPSMGQPLTDQMKLFSGLDEVTHLVAAYREVNLRLHDEYVKPFDYVIEVIERMHKQGIQIGVVTTKMRLTTERGLKYVGLFDFVDTIVTIDDVVHAKPHPEPVSKAIRLLGADPATTIMVGDSTVDIESAIAAGAIAVGVAWSLKGEQILKDAGAHHVIHDMRDLYSFVGMERETFA; this is encoded by the coding sequence ATGACGGGCAATATCAAAACGATGCTGTTCGATTTGGACGGCACGATTATCGACACCAATGAGCTTATCATCCGCTCGTTCATAGAGTCTTTACAAGGCGTAGCACCAGAAGGATTCGGAAGAGAGCATATTATTCCAAGCATGGGGCAGCCGCTTACGGATCAAATGAAGCTATTCTCGGGATTGGATGAAGTAACACATCTTGTGGCAGCGTATCGCGAAGTTAATCTGCGTTTGCATGATGAATATGTAAAACCATTTGATTACGTCATAGAAGTTATTGAGCGGATGCATAAGCAAGGTATTCAAATTGGCGTCGTTACGACAAAAATGCGTCTGACAACGGAACGCGGCTTGAAATACGTTGGGCTGTTCGACTTCGTGGATACCATTGTAACGATTGATGATGTTGTTCATGCTAAGCCGCATCCAGAACCAGTGAGCAAAGCAATCAGACTGCTCGGCGCAGATCCGGCAACGACCATTATGGTTGGAGACAGCACAGTGGATATCGAGTCGGCGATTGCAGCAGGTGCGATAGCAGTTGGTGTCGCTTGGTCGCTAAAAGGCGAGCAAATCCTTAAGGATGCCGGAGCCCATCATGTCATTCACGACATGCGCGATCTCTATTCCTTTGTCGGAATGGAGCGGGAAACATTTGCGTAA
- the lgt gene encoding prolipoprotein diacylglyceryl transferase has translation MKTLILNPIAFTLGSIEVHWYGIILGTAALVGLLLAVQEGKRFGIKPDFFMDLLLLGVPSAIIGARIYYVAFKWEDYKGNFVDVFKIWNGGIAIYGAIIGAFICGFFYFRYKGYNFWRLVDICVPGLLAGQMIGRWGNFMNQEAYGGVVSESFLRNTLHLPSFIVDQMLIQGEYRHPAFLYESVWSLVGIAILFILRRQKFLRAGELMASYFIWYSIGRFFIEALRTDSLAFRGPSWLASFINGLWTPMEVLFKQGYLDPAYGNIRISQVLALLLIVGAVVLIIVRRKTGLASAHYLDPITTSKPERNVGSDSEKKGKDQPAGTKKDDEVGKR, from the coding sequence ATGAAGACATTGATATTAAACCCAATTGCCTTCACATTAGGCTCTATTGAAGTGCATTGGTATGGCATTATTCTGGGAACGGCGGCATTAGTGGGGCTGCTTCTCGCAGTGCAAGAAGGTAAACGATTCGGAATTAAGCCGGATTTTTTCATGGATTTGCTGCTGCTGGGCGTCCCTTCCGCCATTATTGGAGCGCGAATTTATTATGTAGCGTTCAAATGGGAAGATTATAAAGGCAACTTTGTAGATGTGTTCAAAATATGGAATGGCGGTATCGCGATATATGGTGCGATAATCGGAGCTTTTATTTGCGGGTTCTTCTATTTCCGCTATAAAGGTTATAACTTCTGGCGTTTGGTAGACATTTGTGTACCTGGACTGCTTGCAGGTCAAATGATTGGTCGTTGGGGAAATTTCATGAACCAAGAGGCGTATGGCGGTGTGGTTAGCGAGTCTTTCCTTCGCAATACACTTCATTTACCATCGTTTATCGTGGATCAAATGCTTATTCAAGGTGAATACCGTCACCCGGCTTTCTTGTATGAATCCGTATGGAGCTTGGTCGGTATTGCTATATTGTTCATCCTTCGCCGCCAAAAGTTTTTGCGCGCAGGAGAGCTGATGGCCAGCTATTTTATCTGGTATTCAATCGGCCGTTTCTTTATTGAAGCGCTTCGTACGGACAGTCTTGCATTTAGAGGACCATCGTGGCTGGCATCGTTTATTAATGGCCTCTGGACTCCAATGGAGGTTTTGTTCAAACAAGGCTACTTGGATCCTGCGTACGGCAACATAAGGATTTCACAAGTACTGGCGCTGCTCTTAATCGTTGGTGCGGTTGTACTTATTATCGTACGACGTAAGACGGGACTTGCCTCTGCTCATTACCTTGATCCAATTACGACTAGCAAGCCAGAGCGTAATGTGGGATCAGATTCTGAGAAAAAGGGTAAAGACCAACCTGCTGGCACTAAAAAAGATGATGAGGTTGGCAAGCGTTAA
- the hisD gene encoding histidinol dehydrogenase: MRIMRAEQFGLKREVEYGTPEQNESALKIVADVKSEGDAALLRYTEQHDRVKLDAASLRVTQEEIQAAYEHVDADFLTAIREAAVNIRVFHEKQMRTSWMDLQQDGTLLGQIMRPLKRVGVYVPGGKAAYPSSVLMNVIPAQVAGVPEIVMVTPPATGGKEGIDPYILVAAAESGVKEMYRVGGAQAIAALAYGTATIAPVDKICGPGNIYVALAKRAVFGAVDIDSIAGPSEIVVLADDSADPAYVAADLLSQAEHDEMSSAILVTPSQQLAEAVAAEVERQLSTLPRQDIARSSIDNYGAVLLVDSLEAGIDVINQIAPEHLEVLTVDPMRLLGYIQNAGAIFLGPYSSEPVGDYFAGPNHIIPTNGTARFSSPVNVDDFLKKSSLIYYSKEALMANGDKIMTLARHEGLEGHARAIEVRLEKERG; the protein is encoded by the coding sequence ATGCGTATTATGCGAGCGGAGCAATTTGGTTTGAAGCGTGAGGTGGAGTATGGGACACCTGAGCAAAATGAGTCTGCTTTGAAGATCGTCGCAGACGTAAAGTCTGAGGGGGATGCAGCGCTGCTGAGGTATACGGAGCAGCATGACCGCGTTAAGCTGGACGCTGCGTCGCTGCGTGTGACGCAGGAGGAAATTCAGGCGGCGTATGAGCATGTTGACGCCGACTTTCTCACGGCTATTCGCGAAGCAGCCGTGAACATTCGGGTATTCCACGAGAAGCAAATGCGTACCTCGTGGATGGATTTGCAGCAGGACGGAACGCTGCTCGGGCAAATTATGCGACCGCTCAAGCGGGTCGGCGTATACGTGCCCGGAGGCAAGGCGGCTTATCCGTCGTCCGTGCTGATGAATGTTATACCGGCGCAGGTAGCTGGCGTGCCGGAAATTGTTATGGTGACGCCGCCGGCAACTGGCGGCAAGGAAGGCATCGACCCGTATATTCTGGTTGCCGCCGCGGAATCGGGCGTCAAGGAGATGTACCGGGTCGGCGGCGCACAGGCCATAGCCGCGCTTGCGTACGGCACGGCCACGATTGCTCCGGTCGATAAAATATGCGGACCGGGTAATATTTATGTGGCGCTTGCGAAGCGCGCCGTATTCGGTGCCGTCGATATCGACAGTATCGCCGGGCCAAGTGAAATCGTCGTGCTTGCTGACGATTCAGCTGATCCTGCGTATGTAGCCGCGGATTTGCTGTCGCAGGCGGAGCACGATGAGATGTCATCGGCGATCCTTGTAACGCCATCGCAGCAGCTTGCGGAAGCTGTCGCAGCGGAGGTGGAGCGTCAGCTGTCCACCCTGCCGCGCCAAGACATTGCACGCAGCTCCATCGACAACTATGGCGCTGTGCTGCTGGTCGATTCGCTTGAAGCGGGTATCGACGTTATTAATCAGATCGCGCCTGAACACTTAGAGGTGCTGACGGTTGACCCGATGCGTTTGCTCGGCTACATTCAGAACGCTGGCGCTATTTTCCTTGGGCCATACAGCTCGGAGCCGGTTGGGGATTATTTTGCTGGGCCAAACCACATCATTCCGACAAACGGCACAGCACGGTTCTCATCGCCAGTTAACGTTGATGATTTCTTGAAGAAATCGAGCCTGATTTACTATAGTAAAGAAGCGTTGATGGCTAATGGCGATAAAATCATGACGCTGGCTCGCCACGAAGGACTTGAAGGGCACGCTCGTGCAATCGAGGTTCGTCTTGAGAAGGAACGCGGGTAA
- the ugpC gene encoding sn-glycerol-3-phosphate ABC transporter ATP-binding protein UgpC has translation MAGVRLEGIYKKYPGTDKASVTDVNLDIKDKEFLVLVGPSGCGKSTTLRMIAGLEEISEGKLFIGDRLVNDVAPKDRDIAMVFQSYALYPHMNVYQNMAFGLKLRKFKKADIDKRVREAAKILDIEHLLDRKPKALSGGQRQRVALGRAIVREPQVFLMDEPLSNLDAKLRGQMRAEISKLTKRLETTTIYVTHDQIEAMTMGDRIVVMKDGFIQQTASPEELYNHPVNIFVAGFIGAPSMNFISGSLTEQGGALRFKASGVDVVVPEGKAASLRSKGYIGKEVILGIRPEDLHEEPVFLEASPQTIVNANVEVAENLGHEMYLYLNGIGTDTVIARVDGRSGLRDGTTVKLALDMNKVHLFDKTTELNIFEA, from the coding sequence ATGGCAGGCGTACGTTTAGAAGGCATTTACAAAAAATACCCGGGTACTGACAAAGCATCGGTTACTGACGTTAACTTAGATATTAAAGACAAAGAGTTTCTCGTATTGGTCGGACCATCTGGTTGCGGTAAATCGACAACTCTTCGTATGATTGCAGGCCTTGAAGAAATTTCCGAAGGCAAATTGTTCATCGGCGACCGCCTTGTGAACGATGTAGCTCCTAAAGACCGCGACATCGCGATGGTATTCCAATCCTACGCGTTGTACCCACACATGAACGTTTACCAAAACATGGCTTTCGGCCTTAAACTTCGTAAATTCAAAAAAGCAGACATCGACAAACGTGTTCGTGAAGCTGCTAAAATTCTAGATATCGAGCATTTGCTTGACCGTAAACCAAAAGCACTTTCCGGTGGTCAACGTCAACGTGTCGCTCTAGGACGCGCAATCGTTCGTGAGCCACAAGTATTCTTGATGGATGAGCCGCTTTCCAACTTGGACGCGAAACTTCGTGGACAAATGCGCGCGGAAATCAGCAAGCTTACAAAACGTCTTGAAACAACAACTATCTATGTAACGCATGACCAAATCGAGGCAATGACAATGGGTGACCGTATCGTTGTTATGAAAGACGGTTTCATTCAACAAACAGCTTCACCAGAAGAACTGTATAACCACCCGGTTAACATCTTCGTAGCTGGCTTTATCGGCGCTCCATCGATGAACTTTATCAGCGGTTCGCTTACAGAGCAAGGCGGCGCACTTCGCTTCAAAGCAAGCGGCGTTGATGTAGTTGTTCCAGAAGGCAAAGCAGCATCGCTTCGCTCGAAAGGTTACATCGGCAAAGAAGTGATTCTTGGCATTCGTCCAGAGGATCTTCACGAAGAGCCAGTATTCTTGGAAGCATCCCCACAAACAATCGTGAACGCAAATGTTGAGGTTGCTGAGAACCTTGGTCACGAGATGTACTTGTACCTGAACGGTATCGGCACTGACACAGTTATCGCTCGTGTTGATGGCCGCTCTGGTCTACGTGATGGCACAACTGTTAAGCTTGCGCTTGACATGAACAAAGTACACTTGTTCGACAAAACGACAGAACTTAACATTTTCGAAGCTTAA
- the hprK gene encoding HPr(Ser) kinase/phosphatase: MPKKVKVSELVKQFQLEIIAGEDGMKRAITVDDLYRPGLEMAGYFHYHPSERVQLLGRTEISFLNMLDGEERKDRMVRLCNEDTPCIILTRGLEAPQELVDQCNEKQIPLLRSNVATTILSSRITDFLERKLAPTATIHGVLVDVYGVGMLITGGSGIGKSETALELVKRGHRLVADDAVEIMQTSDAQLHGSAPELIRHLLEIRGLGIINVMTLFGAGAVRTQKRIGLVIKLENWQQDKQYDRLGLDEETTRIIETDIPLVTVPVRPGRNLAVIIEVAAMNFRLKRMGYNAALQFTNKLTETIADDMDEYD, from the coding sequence ATGCCGAAAAAAGTGAAAGTATCTGAGCTCGTTAAACAATTTCAGCTTGAGATTATTGCGGGCGAGGATGGAATGAAGCGCGCCATTACAGTAGATGATTTGTATCGGCCTGGACTCGAAATGGCTGGATATTTCCACTACCATCCAAGTGAGCGGGTACAGCTGCTTGGAAGAACGGAAATCTCGTTCCTAAATATGCTGGACGGTGAAGAGCGCAAGGATCGTATGGTTCGTTTATGCAACGAGGATACACCTTGCATTATTTTGACAAGAGGGCTGGAAGCGCCTCAAGAGCTTGTAGATCAATGTAATGAGAAACAAATTCCGCTGCTCAGAAGCAATGTGGCTACAACCATTTTGTCCAGCAGAATTACGGACTTTTTGGAGAGAAAGCTAGCTCCGACAGCAACGATTCATGGCGTTCTTGTTGACGTATACGGCGTTGGAATGCTTATTACTGGAGGAAGCGGCATCGGTAAAAGCGAGACGGCGCTAGAGCTTGTCAAACGCGGACACCGGCTTGTCGCTGATGATGCAGTAGAAATTATGCAAACCTCCGATGCGCAGCTGCACGGCAGTGCGCCAGAGCTTATTCGTCACCTGCTAGAGATTAGAGGGCTGGGTATTATTAATGTAATGACACTTTTTGGCGCAGGGGCAGTTCGGACGCAGAAGCGTATCGGCCTTGTCATTAAGCTGGAAAACTGGCAGCAGGACAAGCAATATGATCGCCTTGGATTGGATGAAGAAACGACCCGTATTATCGAGACGGACATTCCGCTCGTAACTGTGCCAGTAAGACCCGGTCGTAACTTAGCGGTCATCATCGAGGTGGCAGCAATGAATTTCCGCTTGAAACGAATGGGTTACAATGCGGCGCTGCAGTTTACGAATAAGCTTACGGAAACGATCGCTGACGATATGGACGAATACGATTGA
- a CDS encoding DUF4179 domain-containing protein: MSEAKETPFRQANQALRSDIDHVNQELVVMPELALDAAIRSGIEQGRKRSIRRNRKRWSVSMIAAGLSVILLLTAFVRVSPVFASIVKEIPGFSGFVELIQGDKSLITAMENDFIQPIKLSDEKNGYIFTVDGIIADDQRMAILYTVEGPGINGNTGFLEYKLKTSDGKDLVASIGSSHYPNDDTEDSSVPVHQYLDILMGEGSKMPESLQFSLLLGGQWLKVDFPIEHKRFEGMREEISIEQKVEVGGQRFTVKNAVITPLQIAVTIEADANNDKHANGFINIALVDEKGRRYESNSAFGDSNTSITLHFKSSYFVKPKKLTLIADGLYLSENNLSITVDTDKIETLSSPNNRLLLASKELLNGEYEVKFDLLSQDEIDKKPGYTLFPHGGTFKDGAGESYPISDNRGVQWNSNEDKVTYVYRIPAADYKQPLTFSIEQYPGYVLKPISIPIK, from the coding sequence ATGAGCGAGGCCAAGGAGACGCCGTTCAGGCAAGCCAATCAGGCGCTGCGAAGTGACATTGACCATGTGAATCAGGAGCTTGTTGTGATGCCGGAGCTGGCGCTGGATGCAGCAATACGAAGTGGGATTGAGCAGGGGCGGAAGCGATCCATACGTAGAAACAGAAAAAGATGGAGTGTGAGCATGATTGCTGCAGGGCTAAGTGTAATCCTACTTCTAACCGCGTTCGTTCGCGTATCTCCTGTGTTTGCTTCTATTGTGAAGGAAATTCCGGGTTTCAGCGGGTTTGTTGAGTTGATTCAGGGAGATAAGTCCTTGATTACAGCAATGGAAAATGATTTCATACAGCCTATAAAGCTCTCGGACGAGAAAAACGGCTACATTTTTACGGTTGATGGTATTATAGCCGATGATCAGCGTATGGCTATTCTGTATACGGTAGAGGGACCAGGAATTAACGGCAATACAGGATTTCTGGAGTATAAATTAAAAACGAGTGATGGTAAGGATTTGGTCGCTTCCATTGGTTCATCGCATTATCCGAATGATGATACCGAGGATTCAAGCGTTCCTGTGCATCAATATTTAGATATACTAATGGGCGAAGGTTCTAAAATGCCGGAGAGCTTACAATTCAGCCTATTGCTTGGCGGTCAGTGGCTAAAGGTTGATTTTCCAATTGAGCATAAAAGATTCGAGGGGATGCGTGAAGAAATCTCGATCGAGCAAAAGGTTGAGGTCGGAGGACAACGTTTTACGGTGAAAAATGCTGTCATAACACCGCTTCAAATAGCAGTGACAATCGAAGCAGATGCAAATAATGACAAACACGCAAATGGTTTTATAAATATAGCGCTTGTTGATGAGAAAGGCAGGCGATATGAGTCGAATTCTGCATTTGGCGATTCTAATACATCAATTACCCTTCACTTTAAGAGCAGTTATTTCGTTAAGCCCAAAAAGTTAACTTTAATTGCGGACGGTTTGTACTTGTCGGAAAACAATTTAAGCATCACAGTGGATACGGATAAAATAGAAACTTTATCATCACCGAATAATAGGCTTCTATTAGCCAGCAAAGAGCTGCTAAATGGTGAGTATGAAGTGAAGTTTGATTTGCTAAGTCAGGATGAGATCGATAAGAAGCCGGGGTATACATTATTTCCGCACGGCGGCACCTTTAAGGACGGTGCTGGTGAATCTTACCCTATTTCAGATAATCGGGGGGTGCAGTGGAATTCAAATGAAGATAAAGTGACCTATGTTTATCGAATTCCAGCAGCAGATTACAAGCAGCCGTTAACATTCAGTATTGAGCAGTACCCTGGTTATGTATTAAAACCGATAAGTATACCGATAAAATAA
- a CDS encoding acyltransferase produces MRKVERYPVEGPNALWQVYSTVSRFKSVRNFICIQLARYCPILPLKNWIYRRLLGMKVGEHTAFALMVMVDVFFPERITVGNNTIIGYNTTILTHEYLIKEYRLGDVVIGSHVMIGANTTILPGVTIGDHAIVAAGSVVHKDVPAYAFVGGNPMREIRRSEMVVPSEFDENVRNILN; encoded by the coding sequence TTGCGTAAAGTTGAACGATATCCGGTGGAAGGGCCAAACGCGCTGTGGCAAGTATATTCAACGGTCAGCCGATTCAAATCGGTTCGTAATTTCATTTGCATCCAGCTAGCGCGCTATTGTCCGATTCTTCCGTTAAAAAATTGGATTTACCGCCGTTTGCTCGGCATGAAGGTCGGAGAACATACCGCTTTTGCACTTATGGTCATGGTCGATGTCTTTTTTCCCGAGCGTATAACGGTAGGCAATAATACAATTATCGGATATAATACAACCATTCTAACTCATGAATATTTGATCAAGGAGTATCGTCTCGGCGACGTCGTGATAGGCTCTCATGTTATGATAGGAGCAAATACGACGATATTGCCAGGTGTAACAATCGGTGATCATGCCATTGTAGCTGCTGGATCAGTTGTCCATAAGGATGTGCCTGCTTATGCATTTGTAGGAGGCAATCCGATGCGGGAAATTAGACGAAGCGAAATGGTCGTGCCAAGCGAATTTGATGAGAATGTGCGCAACATTTTAAACTAA
- a CDS encoding ATP phosphoribosyltransferase regulatory subunit translates to MSKPKVFEKPIGVKDYLPSAVAKLRHIERQVLACMQGWGYEQIITPTMEYYDTVGVASSTSDQKLFKLLNNRGTTLVLRSDMTSPIARVVSSLLKQADFPQRLSYHSNVFRAIEEEAGREAEFFQTGVELVGDSSAEADAEVVALAIASLKAAGVERFKIAIGHVGFLNGLLEQSLPGRAEAQEQLKSCLLGRDFVGYREQLRGLSVDESVQQELEGVLRLRGGQEICNQALQLNVDDKARASIQHLCEIWDVLKAYGVCEHVLIDLTMIGDFSYYTGMTFEGYAADLGFPVVSGGRYDNLLAQFGRPAPATGFALKTTRILELLGDGAESETERTLVIYDTAGRNEALVKAQELRGQGTSVVTERVDANSALLDEIKNKAQQQSFTYKGVAYTALLTFDGNGIKGGSAT, encoded by the coding sequence ATGTCTAAACCAAAAGTATTTGAGAAGCCGATAGGCGTTAAAGATTATTTGCCAAGTGCAGTGGCTAAGCTGCGTCATATTGAACGTCAGGTTCTTGCCTGCATGCAGGGCTGGGGCTACGAACAAATTATAACTCCAACAATGGAATATTACGATACAGTAGGTGTAGCCAGCTCTACATCCGATCAGAAGTTATTCAAGCTGCTTAACAATCGTGGAACAACGCTGGTGCTGCGCTCTGATATGACGTCGCCAATCGCTCGTGTGGTGTCATCCTTATTGAAGCAAGCGGATTTTCCGCAGCGTCTGTCGTATCACTCTAATGTGTTTCGGGCGATAGAGGAAGAGGCGGGCCGCGAGGCAGAATTTTTCCAAACGGGCGTAGAGCTAGTTGGTGATTCTTCTGCAGAAGCGGATGCAGAGGTTGTTGCTCTTGCAATCGCGTCGCTTAAAGCTGCCGGTGTTGAACGTTTCAAGATCGCTATTGGGCATGTTGGGTTCCTAAACGGCTTGCTGGAGCAATCCTTGCCAGGTCGTGCAGAAGCGCAGGAGCAGTTGAAGAGCTGCTTGTTAGGCCGCGATTTTGTAGGTTACCGCGAGCAGCTTCGTGGATTATCCGTGGATGAATCTGTTCAGCAAGAGCTGGAAGGCGTTTTGCGTCTACGCGGCGGGCAAGAGATTTGTAATCAAGCGCTGCAGCTGAATGTAGATGATAAAGCGCGGGCGTCCATTCAACATTTGTGCGAAATATGGGATGTGCTGAAGGCGTACGGGGTTTGTGAGCATGTGCTTATCGATCTGACGATGATAGGTGACTTCTCCTATTACACAGGGATGACTTTCGAAGGGTATGCAGCTGATCTAGGCTTCCCGGTTGTAAGTGGAGGCCGTTATGACAACCTGCTGGCTCAGTTCGGCAGACCGGCTCCTGCAACGGGTTTTGCACTCAAGACGACGCGTATTCTGGAGCTGCTTGGCGATGGCGCTGAGAGTGAAACGGAACGCACACTGGTTATCTATGATACAGCTGGACGCAATGAAGCGCTTGTTAAAGCACAGGAACTGCGCGGACAGGGTACGAGCGTTGTAACAGAGCGGGTAGATGCGAATAGCGCACTTCTTGATGAGATTAAAAATAAGGCACAGCAGCAATCGTTTACTTATAAAGGCGTAGCCTACACAGCATTGCTGACATTTGACGGAAATGGAATTAAAGGAGGCAGCGCCACATGA
- a CDS encoding sigma-70 family RNA polymerase sigma factor — MNKDEWAEAAIRGDETALLQRIDLDKHQMYGIAYSYMRNESDALEAIQETVCRIWTKKHTLREPKFFTTWAIRILIRVCMDAKKKQTRERPTDSIAEQYDLREKTVEYDETAARLDMAAQIQLLPVNYRMVITLKYYRDMTITEIAELLEKPDGTIRTWLNKALKGLRADMAHMKEEIRNERGQGDAVQASQSGAAK, encoded by the coding sequence ATGAATAAGGATGAGTGGGCTGAAGCGGCTATACGGGGCGATGAAACGGCGCTGCTGCAGCGTATTGATCTAGATAAGCATCAAATGTATGGGATTGCTTATTCATATATGCGAAATGAGTCGGATGCATTAGAGGCTATACAAGAAACGGTTTGCCGGATATGGACGAAAAAGCACACATTAAGGGAGCCAAAATTTTTTACAACGTGGGCCATTCGTATTTTGATCCGTGTGTGTATGGATGCTAAGAAGAAGCAAACGAGGGAGCGTCCTACCGATTCGATAGCCGAGCAATATGATTTGAGGGAAAAGACAGTAGAGTACGATGAGACAGCAGCACGTCTTGATATGGCTGCGCAGATTCAACTGCTTCCGGTTAACTATCGTATGGTGATAACACTCAAATATTATCGAGATATGACGATTACGGAAATTGCCGAGCTATTGGAGAAGCCTGATGGAACCATTCGAACATGGCTGAACAAAGCATTAAAAGGACTAAGAGCAGATATGGCACATATGAAGGAGGAGATACGAAATGAGCGAGGCCAAGGAGACGCCGTTCAGGCAAGCCAATCAGGCGCTGCGAAGTGA
- the hisG gene encoding ATP phosphoribosyltransferase — translation MSGATKDILKVAMPKGRIYKVASKLFREAGLPIPSDFDDTRKLIIELPEVGMEFIMAKPVDVPTYVEYGVADIGIVGKDVLMEENKDVYELLDLGIAKCRMSVIGMPDWKPTMNPRVATKYPNVASAYFRELGQQVEVIKLNGSIELAPMIGLADRIVDMVETGQTLRENGLVEMESIFGITSRLIANRVSYRMKNEAIQGLCDRLQEALAKRG, via the coding sequence ATGAGCGGAGCGACAAAAGATATTTTGAAAGTGGCGATGCCGAAGGGCCGCATTTATAAGGTAGCTTCCAAGCTGTTCCGAGAAGCGGGGCTTCCGATTCCTAGCGACTTTGATGATACGCGCAAGCTGATTATTGAGCTTCCAGAGGTAGGGATGGAGTTCATTATGGCAAAGCCTGTTGACGTACCGACTTATGTGGAATACGGCGTAGCGGACATCGGGATCGTGGGCAAAGACGTGCTCATGGAAGAAAACAAAGATGTTTACGAGCTCCTAGATCTTGGCATTGCCAAATGCCGGATGTCTGTTATCGGCATGCCGGATTGGAAGCCAACTATGAATCCGCGTGTAGCGACTAAATACCCGAATGTGGCTTCGGCGTATTTTCGTGAACTCGGGCAGCAGGTAGAGGTTATTAAGCTGAATGGCTCCATCGAGCTTGCGCCAATGATCGGATTGGCTGACCGTATCGTAGATATGGTGGAAACTGGCCAAACTCTTCGTGAGAATGGGCTTGTCGAGATGGAATCGATCTTCGGTATTACGAGCCGCTTAATTGCGAATCGAGTAAGCTACCGGATGAAGAATGAAGCGATTCAAGGACTGTGTGATCGCTTGCAGGAAGCGTTGGCTAAGCGGGGGTAG
- a CDS encoding helix-turn-helix domain-containing protein — MSTTDWLKPLKHILNCPVHAVSKSIAEWNDLISNADVVWLGDHIGSSPIEGQRVEKDEKTWIVISSAEYEVDLLEIDCPSLQAIEKELISWTLQLNRGHLMEKKNAALSESERQALKLGDWIQKQLESDEPAYSLPDHLTVGSRLFNEMIPFLLVTEQSGTKHATYSELEKLLRSFMSDDVLLIPLKSQEWLIWGSMSLLRDEDSDAFDEQEEETIEDSLASIGLGLHEMLASEWIGECHIAVAHPSSPAKGMIETTMLLRETINLGRKFHVGTNIYLPWMLQLERLLNAIPEVHRARYLEQSLKRADLFVESEMLSTLETFFTLDCNVSETAKKLYIHRNTLLYRLDKLKQETGLDVRQFRDAVLVKIILLLYKVTKRN, encoded by the coding sequence ATGAGCACGACAGACTGGTTGAAGCCGCTGAAGCACATTTTGAACTGTCCGGTACATGCTGTTTCGAAATCTATAGCGGAGTGGAACGATTTAATTAGCAATGCTGATGTGGTGTGGTTAGGCGATCATATAGGATCTTCTCCTATAGAAGGCCAACGCGTAGAAAAAGACGAAAAAACGTGGATTGTCATTTCATCTGCGGAATATGAAGTGGATTTATTAGAAATTGATTGTCCATCGCTTCAGGCAATAGAGAAGGAATTGATAAGCTGGACTTTGCAGCTTAACCGCGGACATTTAATGGAGAAAAAAAATGCGGCGCTCTCTGAATCAGAGAGGCAAGCGCTTAAGCTTGGAGATTGGATTCAGAAGCAGCTGGAATCGGATGAGCCCGCATATTCTTTACCTGATCATTTAACCGTTGGCAGTCGCTTATTTAATGAAATGATACCTTTCTTACTCGTTACAGAGCAGTCTGGCACGAAGCATGCAACCTATTCTGAATTAGAAAAGCTTCTGCGTTCATTTATGTCCGACGATGTCTTGCTTATTCCGCTCAAGAGCCAAGAATGGCTCATATGGGGTTCGATGTCCTTGCTAAGAGATGAGGATTCCGATGCTTTCGATGAGCAGGAGGAAGAGACGATTGAGGATAGTCTAGCTTCGATTGGGCTTGGATTACATGAGATGCTTGCCAGTGAGTGGATTGGTGAATGCCATATCGCAGTCGCTCATCCTTCATCACCTGCAAAAGGTATGATTGAGACAACGATGCTGCTGCGGGAGACGATTAATCTCGGCCGAAAATTCCATGTAGGAACGAATATTTATTTGCCGTGGATGCTTCAGTTGGAACGTTTGTTGAATGCTATTCCGGAGGTTCATCGTGCGAGATATTTGGAGCAGTCGTTAAAAAGAGCGGATCTATTCGTTGAATCAGAAATGCTGAGTACATTGGAAACATTTTTTACGCTTGATTGCAACGTTAGTGAGACAGCGAAGAAATTATACATTCATAGAAATACATTATTATATCGTTTAGACAAGCTTAAACAAGAGACTGGTTTAGATGTTCGTCAATTTAGGGATGCCGTACTAGTCAAAATTATATTACTATTGTACAAAGTTACGAAAAGAAATTAG